A section of the Glandiceps talaboti chromosome 8, keGlaTala1.1, whole genome shotgun sequence genome encodes:
- the LOC144438816 gene encoding uncharacterized protein LOC144438816, translating into MSLEIPICREIDPELRALLENRQDDIAETFSPPQSTSNSQISQDENTTTTNIIVQRDSAEAEGNSEDEDHQLDPEEIARLFSISDDLSADEGPRDDLAKSAVELAMKDGCGCKNECFTSLSVDRVWEYRLNVAEYPRDQLDVLILSKLEQSEVLGDTIRGGKRERQYFNYTFVGQSVCEKAWRYIHSIGEKRFKNIKSHYKMYGVVPRNHGLKGKRPVNAYSFEVIQDVFSF; encoded by the exons ATGTCCTTAGAAATCCCAATTTGTCGTGAAATAGACCCGGAACTACGCGCGTTACTTGAAAATCGTCAGGATGACATCGCCGAAACCTTTAGCCCACCGCAATCGACATCCAATTCGCAGATTTCCCAAgatgaaaataccactactactaaTATTATTGTCCAACGCGATTCAGCCGAAGCAGAAGGTAATTCCGAAGACGAAGACCACCAACTCGACCCAGAAGAAATAGCaagattattttcaatatcagaCGACTTATCAGCAGACGAAGGGCCCCGGGATGATTTAGCCAAGAGCGCAGTAGAGTTAGCGATGAAAGACGGATGTGGATGTAAGAATGAGTGTTTTACCAGTTTGAGTGTCGACCGAGTATGGGAATACCGTTTAAACGTGGCAGAGTATCCAAGGGACCAGTTAGATGTACTTATATTATCAAAGTTAGAACAGAGTGAAGTCTTAGGTGATACTATTCGTGGAGGCAAGAGGGAGCGACAATACTTCAACTACACCTTTGTTGGACAATCTGTCTGTGAAAAAGCGTGGCGTTACATTCATAGTATAG GAGAAAAAAGATTTAAGAATATAAAGAGTCATTACAAGATGTATGGTGTTGTCCCAAGAAATCATGGTCTGAAAGGCAAGAGACCAGTTAATGCATATTCATTTGAG